A part of Saccharicrinis carchari genomic DNA contains:
- the nusG gene encoding transcription termination/antitermination protein NusG, whose amino-acid sequence MANIEKKWYVLRAIGGKEKKVKEYVENEIERLNLHDYIAQVLIPQEKVYQIRNGKKISKERNFFPGYVMIEAALVGEIPHILKSVPNVIGFLGDRDNSAVPLRTSEVNRILGKVDELADTENEELNVPYFVGETVKVIDGPFNGFNGVIEEVNEEKKKLQVMVKIFGRKTPLELSFLQVEKE is encoded by the coding sequence ATGGCTAACATAGAAAAAAAATGGTATGTATTAAGGGCCATTGGGGGTAAAGAAAAAAAAGTGAAAGAATACGTCGAAAACGAAATCGAACGTCTTAATTTACATGATTACATCGCCCAGGTGCTAATACCACAAGAAAAAGTATACCAGATCCGAAACGGAAAAAAAATCAGCAAAGAGCGTAATTTTTTTCCGGGTTATGTGATGATTGAAGCCGCATTAGTGGGTGAAATCCCGCACATACTAAAGAGCGTGCCAAATGTTATCGGCTTTTTGGGCGATAGAGACAACAGCGCCGTACCCTTGCGCACCAGCGAGGTAAACAGGATACTGGGTAAGGTGGATGAATTGGCAGATACAGAGAATGAGGAGTTGAATGTTCCATATTTTGTAGGCGAAACGGTAAAAGTAATCGATGGTCCGTTTAATGGCTTCAACGGTGTTATAGAAGAAGTAAACGAAGAAAAGAAAAAACTACAGGTAATGGTTAAAATCTTCGGCAGAAAAACACCACTTGAATTAAGTTTCCTACAGGTAGAAAAAGAATAA
- the secE gene encoding preprotein translocase subunit SecE, with product MSKIVNYFKDVQNELVNKTSWPTWAELQNSALVVMVASAIIAGIIFGMDYTFDKTLAWIYNQLY from the coding sequence GTGAGCAAGATTGTTAATTACTTCAAAGACGTTCAAAACGAATTAGTAAATAAAACGTCATGGCCTACATGGGCCGAGCTGCAAAATAGTGCTCTGGTTGTAATGGTGGCGTCAGCAATTATTGCTGGTATTATATTTGGTATGGATTATACATTCGATAAAACCCTGGCTTGGATTTACAATCAGCTTTACTAA
- the rplA gene encoding 50S ribosomal protein L1, which produces MTKLTKNRKLALDKIEAGKQYSLEEAAKLVKEITNTKFDASVDIDVRLGVDPRKANQMVRGICTLPHGTGKEVRVLVLCTPDKEEEAKSAGADFVGLDEYVEKIKGGWTDVDVIITMPSVMAKVGQLGRVLGPRGLMPNPKSGTVTMEVGKAVTDVKAGKIDFKVDKFGIIHASIGKVSFDQNKIVENAREFIEVINKLKPSAAKGTYIKSISLSSTMSPGIRVDAKLVEA; this is translated from the coding sequence ATGACAAAACTAACAAAGAATAGAAAGTTAGCGTTAGATAAAATCGAAGCCGGAAAGCAATATTCGCTTGAGGAAGCAGCCAAATTGGTGAAGGAAATTACCAATACTAAATTTGATGCTTCGGTAGATATTGACGTAAGGCTGGGTGTCGATCCAAGAAAAGCGAACCAAATGGTGAGAGGTATTTGTACCCTTCCCCATGGTACGGGTAAAGAAGTGCGTGTGCTTGTTTTGTGTACTCCTGATAAGGAAGAAGAGGCAAAAAGTGCAGGCGCCGATTTCGTTGGATTGGATGAATACGTGGAAAAGATCAAAGGAGGCTGGACAGATGTGGATGTAATTATCACCATGCCTAGTGTAATGGCCAAAGTGGGTCAACTAGGACGTGTTTTAGGCCCTCGTGGTTTAATGCCTAACCCTAAGAGTGGTACAGTTACCATGGAAGTGGGTAAAGCCGTTACAGATGTAAAAGCCGGTAAAATTGACTTTAAAGTTGATAAGTTCGGTATTATACATGCTTCTATCGGTAAGGTGTCTTTTGATCAGAACAAAATTGTTGAGAATGCAAGAGAGTTTATTGAGGTAATCAATAAGCTGAAGCCTTCAGCAGCAAAGGGTACTTACATTAAAAGCATTAGTCTTTCAAGTACGATGAGTCCGGGTATTAGAGTTGATGCCAAATTGGTTGAGGCCTAA
- the rplK gene encoding 50S ribosomal protein L11, with protein MAKQVETFIKLQIKGGAANPSPPVGPALGAKGVNIMEFCKQFNARTQEKAGKVLPVVISVYTDKSFDFVIKTPPAAVQLLEACKLKSGSAEPNRKKVGTVTWDQVKAIAEDKMADLNCFTVDSGMKMVAGTARSMGIAVDGEFPGDN; from the coding sequence ATGGCTAAACAAGTTGAAACTTTTATCAAATTACAGATAAAAGGTGGAGCGGCAAACCCTTCACCACCGGTAGGGCCTGCATTAGGTGCTAAAGGTGTGAATATAATGGAGTTTTGTAAGCAATTCAACGCCAGAACTCAGGAGAAAGCAGGTAAAGTTTTACCCGTTGTTATTTCGGTGTATACCGACAAGTCCTTTGACTTTGTTATTAAAACACCACCGGCAGCAGTACAACTTTTAGAGGCTTGCAAGCTTAAAAGCGGATCCGCTGAGCCAAACCGTAAGAAGGTGGGCACGGTAACGTGGGATCAAGTAAAAGCGATAGCTGAGGACAAAATGGCTGATTTGAATTGTTTTACAGTAGACTCCGGTATGAAGATGGTGGCCGGAACTGCCAGAAGTATGGGTATCGCCGTGGATGGTGAATTCCCTGGTGATAACTAA